One segment of Streptomyces sp. NBC_01463 DNA contains the following:
- a CDS encoding helix-turn-helix transcriptional regulator, translating into MELDELGLVPDEATVYRMLIARPSVRAEAIGDAAGLPAERATAALRSLVARGLVVRAADGHRYSAAPPAVALGAELAAHRERLQRAEVTVARLAETYRMATADRAQRELVEIVEGSEAIGTRYRQLQLSARRTIDIFSAGRPQAVTPADSEEVTAMARDVRVRAVIDQGFLREPGAAENVAQSLADGVRVRTVTEVPYKLILCDESVAMLPLHGRDADVDPAVVLRGGLAHMARELFEQVWERASPYQEAAGVGIDPVDVHILRLLLAGLTDTAVATQVGLSARTVQRRIQLMMSHAGATSRLQLGWYAGQHGWV; encoded by the coding sequence ATGGAACTCGACGAGCTCGGCCTCGTGCCGGACGAAGCGACCGTCTACCGGATGCTCATCGCCCGGCCGTCGGTCCGTGCGGAAGCGATCGGCGACGCGGCTGGTCTGCCCGCCGAAAGGGCGACCGCCGCACTGCGCTCCCTGGTGGCCCGTGGCCTCGTCGTCCGCGCCGCCGACGGCCACCGGTATTCCGCGGCGCCCCCGGCCGTCGCGCTGGGCGCCGAGCTCGCAGCGCACCGCGAGCGGCTGCAGCGTGCCGAGGTGACGGTGGCGCGGCTCGCGGAGACGTACCGCATGGCGACCGCGGACCGTGCCCAGCGCGAACTCGTGGAGATCGTCGAGGGCAGCGAGGCCATCGGCACCCGCTACCGGCAGTTGCAGCTGTCCGCACGCCGCACCATCGACATCTTCTCGGCGGGCAGGCCCCAGGCGGTCACCCCGGCGGACAGCGAGGAGGTGACGGCCATGGCCCGCGACGTGCGGGTGCGTGCCGTCATCGACCAGGGCTTCCTGCGCGAACCGGGCGCCGCGGAGAACGTCGCGCAGTCCCTGGCCGACGGGGTCCGGGTGCGGACCGTCACCGAAGTGCCGTACAAGCTGATCCTCTGCGACGAATCCGTGGCGATGCTGCCGCTGCACGGCCGGGACGCCGACGTCGACCCGGCGGTCGTGCTGCGCGGCGGCCTCGCCCACATGGCCCGGGAACTGTTCGAGCAGGTGTGGGAGCGCGCCAGCCCCTACCAGGAGGCGGCGGGCGTCGGCATCGACCCGGTCGACGTGCACATCCTGCGACTGCTGCTCGCCGGGCTCACCGACACCGCCGTTGCCACGCAGGTGGGTCTCTCGGCCCGGACCGTGCAGCGCCGCATCCAGCTGATGATGTCCCACGCCGGTGCGACCTCGCGGCTCCAGCTGGGCTGGTACGCGGGACAGCACGGGTGGGTGTGA